The following are encoded together in the Misgurnus anguillicaudatus chromosome 14, ASM2758022v2, whole genome shotgun sequence genome:
- the myog gene encoding myogenin: MKNMELFETNPYFFADQRFYESSDNFFPSRLSGGFDQAGYQDRSSMMGLCGDGRLLSAGVGLEDKPSPTPSLGLSMSPHQEQQHCPGQCLPWACKVCKRKTVTMDRRKAATMREKRRLKKVNEAFEALKRSTLLNPNQRLPKVEILRSAIQYIERLQALVSSLNQQEHEQGNLHYRATAPQRVSSSSEQGSGSTCCSSPEWSSASELCAPAYSSAHDDLLNDDAEQTNLRSLTSIVDSITGTETTAVPYSVDISK, encoded by the exons ATGAAAAACATGGAGCTTTTTGAGACCAACCCCTACTTTTTCGCAGACCAGCGCTTTTACGAAAGCAGCGATAACTTTTTCCCCTCCAGGCTGTCCGGAGGTTTCGACCAAGCTGGATATCAGGACAGAAGCTCTATGATGGGGCTGTGTGGCGACGGGAGGTTGCTGTCAGCTGGGGTCGGCTTGGAGGACAAACCATCTCCAACTCCCAGTTTGGGTCTCTCCATGTCGCCGCATCAGGAGCAACAGCACTGCCCGGGTCAGTGCCTGCCATGGGCCTGCAAGGTGTGCAAGCGCAAAACAGTGACGATGGATCGTCGAAAAGCCGCCACTATGAGGGAGAAGAGGAGGTTGAAGAAGGTGAACGAGGCTTTTGAGGCTCTCAAGAGAAGCACGCTATTGAATCCCAATCAAAGGCTGCCTAAGGTGGAGATCCTGCGCAGTGCCATCCAGTACATCGAGAGACTTCAGGCTCTGGTTAGCTCTCTCAACCAGCAGGAACACGAACAGGGAAACCTGCATTACAGAGCCACAGCTCCACAACGG GTGTCCTCCAGCAGCGAGCAGGGCTCTGGCAGCACCTGCTGTAGCAGTCCAGAGTGGAGCAGTGCGTCAGAACTCTGCGCTCCAGCATACAGCTCTGCGCATGACG ATCTCTTGAACGACGACGCAGAACAGACCAACCTAAGGTCCCTGACATCTATTGTGGACAGCATTACAGGAACAGAGACCACTGCAGTCCCCTATTCAGTGGACATTAGCAAATAA